The sequence ACCTCCTTCGACAGCAGCCGCGAGACCCGGTACTTCACCAGGTACACCCGGCTTAGCCGGGTCCCCAGACGACGCGCCACCCGGATCGCCGTCTCCCCCTTCATCGCGTGCAGATCGAACAACTGCCAGTCCTCCGGATCCACCTGTCCCCGCACGTTCTCGATCGCCGCCTCCATCAGGTTCTGGCGCCAGTGCGTCTCCCAGTGCGCCTCGATCTCCTCCCCGGCCGGGTCCGGCACCCGCTCCGCCGTGCCCGTCCGCGCTGTGTCGTCGCCGCCCCGCAAGGGCTGCGCCGGCACCCTGGCCCGTTTGCGGAACTGATCCGCGATCCGCCACCGCGTAGCGTGCAGCAGCCATGACCGGAACGACCCGTGCTCCGAACCGGGCCGGAACTCACCGATCTTTCGCGTCACGGTCAGGACGGTTTCCTGCACCACATCGTGGGCTTCGGCCTCGCTCAGTCCGGAACGGAGCGCCACGGTGTAGATCAGGCGCCAGTACGTGTTGAAGAACTCCTGCCAGCTCTCCTGGTCCTCCAGGTCCTTGAGCCGTCCCACCAGGGTGTGGCGCGTCGGTTGAAGATCGTCCGGTTTCATGTGCAGTGCTCTCGGCCGCGGCGTCGCAGGCCCTTCCGCTTCCCGAGGGCCCCGGGTCCCGCGCCGCACCACCCACCCCACGCGGCCAGCCGACCGGATTTTGAGTCATTCTGCCAGAACTCCGTCATGGGGAACGACCTCTCCGGGTCGATGGCATCCCCATGCCGCGTTTCTCCCGAACTTTTTTTCAAAATTCCCGCCGCCGGGTCCGAGCGGTGTCCGTGATCGATCGGTTCCGTGACCCTCGCCGCCCCTCGCCGGGGACCTGCCTCGCCTGGATGGCCGGGTGCCTCCTTGCCGCCGCCGCCGCCGCCCAGTCCCCACCCGACAAGTCCGGCATCAAGGCCAGCGTCCTTTCCCTGCCCTCCGGCGCCGGCTCGATCGAGGGCCTCGGGGAATCGTTCGAACCGCAGCTCAATACCGGCGGCTCCTCCTACGGCGTCTCCATCGAGCTGCCCCCGGGCCGCGCCGGCCTCACCCCGGCCGTCCGCCTCGCCTACCACTCCTTCTCCGGCAACGGCATCGCCGGCATCGGATGGTCCCTCGAG comes from Verrucomicrobiia bacterium and encodes:
- a CDS encoding sigma-70 family RNA polymerase sigma factor, giving the protein MKPDDLQPTRHTLVGRLKDLEDQESWQEFFNTYWRLIYTVALRSGLSEAEAHDVVQETVLTVTRKIGEFRPGSEHGSFRSWLLHATRWRIADQFRKRARVPAQPLRGGDDTARTGTAERVPDPAGEEIEAHWETHWRQNLMEAAIENVRGQVDPEDWQLFDLHAMKGETAIRVARRLGTRLSRVYLVKYRVSRLLSKEVKRLEKRYG